AATGAGTGAGTATGGGGTTGTTCCGGATAATTATACGTTTCCGTTTGTGCTGAAAGCGTGTTCGAATCTTAGCGCGATTGATGTGGGACGAGAGGTTCATGAACATGTAGTCAGAACCGGGTGGGAAAAGGATGTTTTTGTCGGTGCGGGTTTGATTGATATGTACGCGAAATGTGGTAACGTTGGTAGTGCACGCAGGGTGTTTGATACAATAGTTGAAAGAGATGTTGTTATGTGGAACTCAATGCTAACTTGTTATGGCCAAAACGGGTGCGCAAAGGATTGTTTAGTTTTGTGTGGCGAAATGGCGGTGGATGGGGTAAGACCGACTGTTGCGACTCTAGTGACGGCTATCGCGGCTGCTGCTGACGTGGCGGCTCTCCCGCAAGGGAGGGAGCTTCATGGGTACAGTTGGCGGTTAGGGTTTGAGATTCAGGATAAGATAAAAACTGCACTGGTTGATATGTATGCTAAAAGTGGTTCTGTTAAAATAGCTAGGAGTATTTTCGATAGGTTAATGGAAAAACGTGTTGTTTCGTGGAATGCTTTGATTAATGGCTACGCAATGCACGGGCACGCTACAGAAGCCCTCGATTTATTCGAGAAAATGACTCGTGACACACGCCCCGATCATATAACTTTCGTTGGCGTTCTTTCGGCTTGTAATCATGGCGGTTTATTAAACAAAGGTCGTGAGTATTTCGATTCAATGATACATAATTACAAAATAACACCCACAGTTCAACATTATTCGTCTATGATTGATTTGATAGGACATTATGGTCGTTTAGACGAGGCATATAACATGATCTTGAATATGAATGTTACGCCTGATTCGGGCGTGTGGGGTGCGTTACTAAATTCGTGCAAGATTCATGGTAACGTTGAATTAGGTGAACTTGCGTTAGAAAAGCTAATCGAGCTTGAACCAAATGAACCTGGTAATTATGTGATCATGTCGAATATATATGCACAAGCGGGAAAATGGGAGGGTGTCTCTAAGCTTCGTGAATTAATGACTAACAAAAAGTTACAAAAAGACATTGCGTGTAGTTGGATTGAAGTGAATAACAAAGTGCACGCTTTTCTTTCGGGTGATACTTCTCATGTGATGAGTGATGAGATCGATGAGGAACTAAAACGGGTCGAGAAGTTGATGTATGAAGCGGGATATGTTCCAAACGTTGCGCCAGTTTTTCACGATGTAGATGATGATGAAAAGTCGAGAATGGTGTGTAGACATAGCGAAAGACTTGCGATAGCATTTGGGTTGATTAGTACGCCTCCTAAGAGTAAGCTTTTGATTACGAAGAACCTTAGGGTTTGTGAGGACTGTCATGTTGCAATTAAGTTTATATCGAAGATTACTGAAAGGGAGATTGTGTTTAGAGATGTAAATCGATACCATCATTTTAAAGATGGGATGTGTTCTTGTGGAGATTATTGGTGACTGCAAGGAGTATGTTGCCTAGTTTttggttatatttatatttattatgtttCTTGTAACAAATATAGGTCCTTACAGATAATTCAGGCTCTAATACTATTTCGATAGTCGTAAGGTTAACAAATTATTTGTTTTATTCCTATCCTAATAGAATGATGATTGTAATAGAATTATTTGTATTGTTTTATTGTTTATAACTCAATCTCATTTGTCCTACATTAGCCACGAACAAAATCCATGCACTACAACATCTATATGTTGCCTAGCAAGCTAACCAACTTCAAACTTGAGGTTCTAGACCATGGGCAATAACCTCCTGGGGTTTGACAGAATTGGGCAGGTTTTGACTGGTTCATTGACATTATTTAAACTAAGAATTTGAATCATACTGATTCTTAATCAGATTGGACGAAACGTCCTATGCGGTCTGATTTTAACCGGTTTACTGACATCATCAGTTGAACAAAGCAAGATCTCCATGAAGCATTGACCCATCGGGTATTTCTTCAGCAGGTAGTATTTTTTTATACTAAATTTACTTAAGTAGAGATTTATAGATTGATCTCACATTCATTAAAGAAATTGTTGACCATAATGAAGTGTGGCATTTGAACATTCATATCTTGTTGGGAATCATTAGAGGTTGCAAAATGGGCGGGTTGGGTAATGGGTTAACTCGTGGTGTTTTTGGTTCACTCAAAGTCCTCACATTTTGTTGCTTGGAACACTTttttcataaattattaaataatatatatgaaatatttCGTATATGGTATTTATTCCATATATTGAGAAAATCAGGTAACTAAAATTATAATGTGAGGTCTGAATAACATCATAAAATACACATCTTGAGACTGTCAACCCGTTTGACATGTTTCTTATAATGTGTGTGTGTATTTTCATTCCCTGTTTTTATTACTTTTAGTTTAAAGATCTGAGCTGTTCCTACGAATAATTGTTTATAATACATCTTATGGCTTTAGCTCCTTTTCATCTCTTGTTATGTATGCTTTTGACCGTAACTTTAGCTTTCTCTACTTTCATTTGCATTTGTAATACTGTTGAAACGGTGTTTCTTAAATTTATGATGTATGTTACCTCCAGTACATTGAAACGACAAATACTTCAAGGAATTTATCAATTACGAAAGTTACCGATTATTACATTTTCCCTTTTATAGAAATACATCAATTTACATGCACTATGTTCTCATGACTGTAGGACATCGAACGTGAGATCGAAAGCAGCACATGTGGAAGTAGAAATGACAGCTCGCCTTCAATCTTTTATTGTTCCTAAACCAAGTCCCCTAGCGAGAACAAAGAATTTATATGAAAATGGTAAATAGTACAGGTAGCGTTTTTACTCATTTGCTCACGAATGGGTCAGTTTGGGTTAATTATTACCCCTAAAGGGTCAAATGAAGAATAAAACTCAAGTCGGCAAAGTTTCCCAAAGTGTATATTTATGCCGATAAAATCTCATAAAACTGGTAGACTTTTTAGTAAATCATAATCCCTAACTGATATGTGTCTCTGTTGCTTATAAAAACTTCCTCTTTGGCAAAATGGGTTTTGGCTCAACGAAGCTGTAAATATAAACCTGTTTTAACCGATTATCCAAGCCACACATTTTTCCATATCTAGTAAAGAGGATCTTATATGTCTAAATTGGTATTAATAGTTTCTGAAACATTCATGAAGCTTAGAGTTGGAAAGATGGGTGGGTCAGTGAGTTGGTCTAGATGGGCCTCCATGGGGGTTACACACTCGCACCTTTGTCCTTTTTGTACAAGAATGATTATACGTTATTCGGTTGCTGATTATTATCTCAGCAACAATATAATTGTTGTTCCAAGCCagatcataaataaaataatttaggTGGTTGTATGCACTAAAATAAGACTTTGGGTAACTTTATACCCATGTGACCCATTCATTTGTTAGTTAAGTCTTTTTTATATTGAATCCCTTGAGATGAACAAACCGCTCATCAACCAAATTTCTATGTAAATGGGTTATTTTCCAGCTCTATGATATCCATCTTTTCTCACACCCTTGTTCAGAACGAGTATAAATGATTTTGGTTCAAAACGGGTCAGATTTGGTTGACCACTACCATTTTTATCCCCTTTTTCATATGTATAGACTTATGTATTTCAGATATGATTAGAACTTGGTACATTAAACTAAAAActctaatactagtaaatattttcTAGTAAAGCAATTTAAGAGTACTGTAAACTTTTGAATACTGTCCATGCCACTTTCTGCGAGTTTGGTTGTAACAAATTTAAGTGGTGTTAACCCACTTGACCCGTTACCCATTTCTAGGTTGATGGGTTGAAATTTCtgtttatctatatttatatatatataaattgtggtaAATGGTGTCAATCCCCCATTGGTCCTCCACCCCCAAAAACACTATTAAATCAAATAGTACTGTagcgtttttttaattttttttcccctTGCACTTGCCATATTATGTGCACACCCACATCTGCTTCTAATGACTTCTACAATCTTCTACACCAAAATCTCTACTCTCCTCCACAAAAATCATATCTGTTAATCAAATCACAAATTCTATTTTCCTTTTGACCTCCGCCTTTTGCAGATCCCTGTCTTGAGGCAATAGACAGGATTTTGTGTTCCAGATTCACGCCTACACCAACCCTAATATGAGTTCATTGAAGCTGTAAATATGCTAACAAATCAAATCGCTACTAAATTGAGTTATTGGTCTGGAGTTCCATCGACGCAATCAACGGCGGTGCGGAATTCGACCACCAGATGGTGGTGTTTTCTGGGTCAATTTCGTTGATATGTTTGCGGTCACAACATCTTAAATCGGTTACTTCAGGTACTGAAACTTCATATTCTTCAATCCATTTATGTCAAGTGGCTAAGCCTTATCGCTATTACAACGACGACCATGGTGGTTGAACATTCACCGACCTCAGCACCACTGCCGTAAACACCATAATCGTAACCATCGCCGTCGTAACCAGCACCACAAGTTTGTTAGTATATAATTTTGGACTTTGAACAAATTCCTCCTTATAATTGTTTATTAGATTATATTGCTTATGGTTCTTACAATTTTTCGTTGGAATCTGTTTGCGGTTTGGTTGAAACATGACATTGGATATCACTTTACTTGATTTTAATCAAGAAGATGTGAGTCAAAGGAAACTAAAggtcaaaacgtgtaagttggcaaAGGTCAAAGGAAACTAAGCATGAACTAAACGATATTCAACGATTGAAGTCTTCCGTTTTATTCTTAAGGTGCGGTTTCGATATTTTTTACATACATATACGTAGATAATCAAGGTAACATACTTAAATTACACACGGTAATTTTAGGTCTTCATTATCTGTATCGTGTACCCTACTGTCATTTTCCGATAGGCCTGAATGATGTTTAGTCCGTATAATTGTTACAGTACATGCTCATTAGGAATGTTACACTAGATATTCATTAGGTAACTATTTAGTCGTTATCAAATATGTCCAATAGCTGCAACATATGAATGGGTTCTCTAAACATCACTACATGTAAAAAAAATGAGGTATGAAGGTAAGGGGTACTGTTGAGTTGGGCTTTTTAGGTAATTTATTGCATTTTGTTCGAAAGATGTTGATCCTATAATACTAAAAGACGTGGGATTTTTAGTCGTTTAATATGTTACGATAAGTCGTTTTGAAAAAAGCTACAACTTTTGGCACATACATAATTTTTGTGAAATATTTAATATTGGTTTGTGTCAAGTTTTGATTTCCAATGGTCCCAGGTACGAtccttgctttttttttttttttttttttttttaaacttcacTTCATAATTTCAatgctaaacatgtataaaaatttGTCGTTTATTTTTAGTGACTTTTAGTAGTTAgtggttcaattttttttttctttttgtttttattgttaAAAGTATTACAAAAGGAGTTTTACAAATCAATTAATTACTAGTTCcaaatttttccatattatttactCTTAACAATTAATTTATTATTGAAAGTTAAATTATTGTAGTTCCATGCCGTCAACAATAATACAATTTGGCCTTAGGAAtttgttattttttattttgtaatcaTGTTTTGTTTTTTATGTGGGTTTCATTCCTTTTTAAGAACGATCCCATTACACTACATGTTTCATAGATTAGCATAATTTTGGCATTCAccgtcttcattttgtaaaaggaAGCGTAGGCACCATGTGACGATGAGATGAAGGTTACGCAGTAGAAACAGCTTCTTTCTGACTACTTCTTGGATATTTGTTGCGTTTACTCTCTTAGAAGGATTAAACCCACTGTTTAAACTATTGAGGCATCGGTGGTAAAATGGCTGGGTCAGGTATGGCGGGTAATGAAATCAAGCAGTTTCGACACAGGACAGGTTAGTACTCATGGGAACTTATAGAAGGTACATACTTTCTGCGACTTTGTGATTCAGGTATGTAACTTAGTGTTTTTGCTCCTCCTTTTGTCACGTTAATCCTTTTTAAGGCCACAACTACTCTGCTGTTGAGAACCAAGTGAGGTGATGGAATGCTCCTTAAGGCTCCGGGCTAAAAATGCATAAATGAATAGTGGGTGATAGCGGCGATTGACCGATAGCAAAGTGGTGGGTATGTCTTACAAATCAGCCAACTCTCAAGGTACAACATAGAGACCTTCCCCGATAGTCTCTTTCATCATAATATTGAAAGCTTCCTGATGTGCGAAATCAGGAATATAAATTATCGTTGGAAAACAccggttaaaaagactgttacacactaacgggcagtgtacccgatcgtgtagtagtataaataatggtttagttccgtgtatcgttccaaggacagttgtattagtcaaactagaattagaaactatattatgattaactaagtaaatgaaacttaaaggtacaagatattatgtttttgtggctttttaacgatttagccaaatcagagaaggttaaaagtaaaaacaatatttttggtcttttaagtttatataatgaaaataagtgcaaagaaagcaattaagatagtttgatttagatcaaagagatgaaatgttcatctagatattttaccctcggtattggatgtaagttttgctattaaggcctgattgaatgattatgtgtgtaagttatctaataggttcactaagagttctcttaaagaaacacgcaaacacaattacaagatcaagggttcccttttctctatagttctcgtttttgtaatcaaataactatgaaatgtgctaatcacctaaatcgacccgccaagagttctctttagcgagtactcaaactagaagtactaagtgagggttccctattacctagaccttttcgtttgtgactagttgattagcaagatcaaagacttaaataacaattatctttgcgttcgctctacacaattcattcctatatcgtttaatcgtattgatctaatttacccccttggtccggtttagtaaacaatcaatctaagacaagttgattgtaaatcaatatgatacatcaacaagagttctctttatcaacaacatatcaattaactagatacaaatgattaaacatcaataagcatggttctttaattcaagcttcaatctttcacacatagtacatacaatcaataagattacatccaatacctcggttattaatctagacaaacattatagaaactagccaacaatcatggtaacagacaacataacaatcagattatcaatggaaatcattgctttagaacaaggaataacctacaagaacaatgagttcttggatgaagaaggttttgatctttgatgccttgatgttgagcctcttccaagagcttagagttctccaatattgctcccaaaattagtctctgtactctctggttcgtatatggtaaactggtcttcaatcagtagctttttaaagtggagaaagtaggtcagaaagtcaaaagtaggctgaaacctacttctggacggcgtcctggaatTTGGACGGCATCCCATTTtaaaggcttggacggcgtcccaatttattggacggcgtccaagtgtacaaagctggacggcgtcccatagctctggacggcgtcccattgtactaaatttTACTGTCTTGCTTTCTTGCACTCTCTCTTCAAATGGACGAAGTCCCAATCATTTgaagccttgttttaccattttagagcgctaatttgacctgAACTTGTATCGGGATTAACCACGGTCATAAAttatcaaaactctttataaatcattctccgatacaaatttgcatatcttggcctatcacttgtagaaacgcctttattacccttgattctagagcattttacacgatattgcgatagatatatatactgttattgagcaatatcaaaacaccccacacttaaaccttgcttgtcctcaagcaattctttttttacaaagtagaacaatatcaaacacacttacacaatatagattacaagcaTTACacaaatcactcgaagcacacgaaacacaaaTGTTGATATGaaacgcaactcacgctatatgaaacacacgctttaagtataacacacctttattgtaatcacactcacgctatatacacaatgaaaacacacacccacatttttgggagattagagccaagtatccgaaaaatttgatcttaggaaaatcaggaccttgatgaaaacgttttatggttttgaaaatatcatgctagttttaatactaggcacgtttttcgattttgtcggattttctgaatttttgaaaaatgaGCGCGGGTTTTCTGCtactggtcaagccaatccctcccacggtacctaacatcatgagatgtcggtaagaaaataatgtgcttaggaggatacacattacgtccggatatcatcgataatcatgaggtaatca
This genomic window from Rutidosis leptorrhynchoides isolate AG116_Rl617_1_P2 chromosome 2, CSIRO_AGI_Rlap_v1, whole genome shotgun sequence contains:
- the LOC139894170 gene encoding putative pentatricopeptide repeat-containing protein At3g23330 is translated as MLIRVQTKATRSLSRYKFRSLHHSQTQHRHSNLTNRSHVDYQSILKTFIARRAIQPGRQLHAHLCVTGFGYDTILCTKLVNLYLSCNDLFNAHQLFDKIPKQNVYLWNVLIRGYAWNGPYNVAISLYYKMSEYGVVPDNYTFPFVLKACSNLSAIDVGREVHEHVVRTGWEKDVFVGAGLIDMYAKCGNVGSARRVFDTIVERDVVMWNSMLTCYGQNGCAKDCLVLCGEMAVDGVRPTVATLVTAIAAAADVAALPQGRELHGYSWRLGFEIQDKIKTALVDMYAKSGSVKIARSIFDRLMEKRVVSWNALINGYAMHGHATEALDLFEKMTRDTRPDHITFVGVLSACNHGGLLNKGREYFDSMIHNYKITPTVQHYSSMIDLIGHYGRLDEAYNMILNMNVTPDSGVWGALLNSCKIHGNVELGELALEKLIELEPNEPGNYVIMSNIYAQAGKWEGVSKLRELMTNKKLQKDIACSWIEVNNKVHAFLSGDTSHVMSDEIDEELKRVEKLMYEAGYVPNVAPVFHDVDDDEKSRMVCRHSERLAIAFGLISTPPKSKLLITKNLRVCEDCHVAIKFISKITEREIVFRDVNRYHHFKDGMCSCGDYW